In Thalassophryne amazonica chromosome 4, fThaAma1.1, whole genome shotgun sequence, a genomic segment contains:
- the LOC117509296 gene encoding coiled-coil domain-containing protein 15-like: MRSVRVKQQVVLGSRSQPVQALRVWVERGPDLQEDPFVLAQQSEQLLEIETRTKEEKLHCFQIEVRRRVAQHTQNSNNRRQLQTAQQKTPLRDLDQSPCGSSLCDSPLVWSVADQEEEKRQRQCHFVTQRRLFMDAEREKVKDEQRYREHMKSPGYRLKAEREQRRLQEERKLQPLPRPDDRELLILERIKREEKERAAQLERKKREDRKRAVKRFNEALRTEILERLSREKVDLPPLCLCTSSLWESHPDKCANNCMFYHNPQEYLRLLHSLMVNLEESRRKCR; the protein is encoded by the exons ATGAGGTCCGTCCGTGTGAAGCAACAAGTCGTTCTGGGCAGCAGGAGCCAGCCGGTTCAGGCGCTGCGAGTCTGGGTGGAAAGAGGACCGGACCTGCAGGAGGACCCGTTT GTTCTGGCTCAGCAGAGTGAACAGCTGCTGGAAATAGAGACGAGGACGAAAGAAGAGAAACTTCACTGCTTTCAGATTGAAGTGCGCCGCCGTGTGGCACAGCACacacaaaacagcaacaacaggCGGCAGCTTCAAACGGCACAGCAAAAG ACGCCACTGCGAGATCTGGACCAGTCACCATGTGGCTCCAGCCTCTGTGACTCACCGCTGGTCTGGTCTGTGGCCGACCAGGAGGAAGAGAAACGACAG CGGCAGTGTCACTTTGTGACACAGCGTCGGCTCTTTATGGACGCCGAGCGGGAAAAGGTGAAGGATGAGCAGCGCTACAGGGAACACATGAAGAGCCCTGGCTACAG GTTGAAAGCAGAAAGagaacagaggaggctgcaggaaGAAAGGAAGCTGCAGCCGCTTCCACGTCCAGATGACAGAgagcttctaattttagagagaaTTAAACGAGAGGAAAAGGAACGAGCTGCACAGCTGGAGAGGAAGAAAAGAGAGGACAGAAAGAGggcagtaaaaag GTTTAATGAAGCTTTGAGGACTGAGATTCTGGAGCGTCTGTCTCGGGAGAAGGTGGACCTGCCTCCTCTGTGTTTGTGCACCTCCTCCTTGTGGGAGTCCCATCCTGATAAATGTGCAAATAACTGCATGTTCTACCACAATCCACAAG AGTATCTGCGGCTGCTGCATTCGCTGATGGTCAACTTGGAAGAGAGCAGGCGAAAGTGTCGATGA